The following proteins are encoded in a genomic region of Roseinatronobacter sp. S2:
- a CDS encoding gamma-glutamyltransferase family protein yields MTAALTTPHPLATAAGMNVLRAGGTAPEALIAAGAVLAVVMPHFCGLGGDAVWLVTTPKGGPRSFMAIGQGLDRPFPTGPIPLRGAGSIMTSAAVVAGWAHALDFARAELDGRSRWGDLLAPAIRHAEAGFPVTASQEFWTRFRAADLPAWPGFAPVFLQDGQPPKAGHILHQRELAHSLRSIAQDGAQAFYRGALSHKIVDGLRAAGVHISHADLARTTCREGQPLSLPYRGLTLLAPPPPTQGLTTLQIMGQLAALDFSNVQAGSADHIHLCVEAVKRAFLQRGQIADPAFHPMDMQHQLDQSRLDGWAQDISMSTALPWPHVWAHGDTVFLGAIDEMGNAASVLQSTYFDWGSGVVAGDTGIIWQNRGAAFSADPAHVNAFAPGKLPFYTLNPGIALQGGKPKFVYGTQGADGQPQTLAMVLTRMIDFGQSPPDALAGPRFLLGRTFSDSRDSLKLEADVDAPTRAALAARGHEISMIAAQSPMAGLAGVVQCRDGRRQAWHDPRL; encoded by the coding sequence ATGACAGCCGCCCTGACCACGCCGCACCCGCTGGCGACAGCGGCGGGCATGAACGTATTGCGCGCAGGCGGCACAGCGCCAGAGGCATTGATCGCCGCAGGGGCGGTGCTGGCGGTGGTCATGCCGCATTTTTGCGGCTTGGGGGGCGATGCGGTCTGGCTGGTGACAACGCCCAAAGGTGGCCCGCGCAGCTTCATGGCAATCGGGCAGGGGCTGGACCGCCCCTTTCCCACCGGTCCTATACCCTTGCGCGGGGCGGGGTCCATTATGACCAGCGCGGCCGTGGTCGCGGGCTGGGCGCATGCGCTGGATTTTGCGCGCGCTGAACTGGATGGCCGGTCCAGATGGGGTGATCTGCTTGCACCCGCGATACGCCACGCGGAAGCGGGCTTTCCCGTCACCGCGTCACAGGAATTCTGGACGCGCTTTCGGGCGGCTGACCTGCCAGCATGGCCCGGTTTTGCGCCGGTTTTTCTGCAAGACGGCCAACCCCCAAAGGCAGGCCATATCCTGCACCAGCGCGAACTGGCGCATTCGTTGCGCAGCATCGCACAAGATGGCGCGCAGGCGTTCTATCGCGGTGCGCTGTCGCACAAGATTGTTGACGGGTTGCGCGCCGCAGGGGTTCACATCTCGCACGCGGATCTGGCCCGCACCACCTGCCGGGAGGGGCAGCCCCTGTCCCTGCCTTATCGGGGCCTGACCCTTCTGGCCCCGCCACCGCCCACCCAGGGGCTGACAACCTTGCAAATCATGGGCCAGCTGGCGGCGCTGGATTTCAGCAATGTGCAGGCAGGCAGCGCCGATCATATCCATCTATGTGTCGAGGCGGTGAAACGCGCCTTCTTGCAGCGCGGCCAGATCGCCGACCCTGCATTTCACCCCATGGACATGCAACACCAGCTTGATCAATCGCGGCTGGACGGGTGGGCGCAGGACATCTCCATGTCCACGGCCCTGCCATGGCCGCATGTTTGGGCGCATGGTGACACTGTGTTTCTGGGCGCGATTGATGAGATGGGCAATGCGGCAAGCGTCTTGCAAAGCACATATTTCGACTGGGGCAGCGGCGTTGTCGCGGGTGATACGGGGATTATCTGGCAAAACCGCGGGGCGGCGTTCAGCGCGGACCCTGCCCATGTCAACGCGTTCGCACCGGGCAAGCTGCCGTTCTACACCCTTAATCCCGGCATCGCGCTTCAGGGGGGCAAGCCCAAATTCGTCTATGGCACGCAAGGTGCCGACGGGCAGCCGCAAACGCTGGCCATGGTCCTGACGCGGATGATTGATTTCGGCCAATCCCCGCCCGATGCACTGGCCGGTCCGCGCTTCCTGCTGGGGCGCACGTTTTCAGACAGCCGCGACAGCCTGAAGCTGGAAGCCGATGTCGATGCGCCGACCCGTGCAGCGCTTGCCGCGCGCGGGCATGAAATCAGCATGATCGCGGCGCAAAGCCCGATGGCGGGGCTGGCGGGTGTTGTGCAATGCCGCGACGGGCGCAGGCAGGCATGGCATGACCCGCGCCTGTAG
- a CDS encoding glycosyltransferase family 4 protein, with the protein MTGARLYPEIAFAVPGDIMMRSGGTYYDRRVIETLRALGHPVRHVALPAGWPTPDAACTGATLAQLHDLPDMMPVIIDGLTFGAMATRDVARLNRPVIVMLHHPLGLETGLAADRAAELITREAANLRHACHIIVPSAHVATLLQDRFGVSRTRITVAPPGFDRAEQAAPLPRMDPPLILSVGLICPRKGHDVLLRALGQITDMDWQSVIVGMVQDPTYLHQLEAVRRDLKLQDRVLLAGKLSSAALSQYYRSAHIFALATRYEGYGMVLGEAQLHGLPSVSCATGAVTETMRGAGLLVAPDSPDDFAQALRKLLSDSALYDALTRTSQMAGASLPGWQDTAHILRQVIARCLTH; encoded by the coding sequence ATGACCGGCGCGCGCCTATATCCTGAAATCGCCTTTGCGGTGCCCGGCGACATCATGATGCGAAGTGGTGGCACATATTACGACCGCCGCGTGATCGAAACCTTGCGCGCACTTGGCCATCCGGTGCGTCATGTGGCCCTGCCTGCCGGTTGGCCCACGCCAGACGCCGCCTGCACAGGCGCGACACTTGCACAGCTGCATGACCTGCCAGACATGATGCCCGTAATCATTGACGGGCTGACATTTGGCGCAATGGCCACCCGCGACGTGGCCCGCCTGAACCGGCCCGTGATTGTGATGTTGCATCACCCGCTTGGGCTGGAAACCGGACTGGCCGCAGATCGCGCCGCAGAATTGATCACGCGCGAAGCCGCGAACCTGCGCCACGCCTGTCATATCATTGTGCCATCGGCGCATGTAGCCACGCTGTTGCAAGACCGGTTCGGGGTATCACGCACGCGCATCACTGTCGCGCCCCCCGGTTTCGACCGCGCCGAACAGGCCGCGCCCCTGCCCCGCATGGACCCGCCACTTATCCTGAGTGTCGGTCTGATATGCCCGCGCAAAGGGCATGATGTGCTGCTGCGCGCACTTGGCCAGATCACGGATATGGACTGGCAATCTGTCATCGTGGGCATGGTGCAGGACCCTACGTATCTGCATCAGCTTGAAGCGGTGCGCCGCGATCTGAAACTGCAAGACCGCGTCTTGCTGGCGGGAAAGTTGTCTTCAGCGGCGCTGTCACAATACTATCGGTCTGCCCATATCTTTGCACTGGCCACACGGTATGAAGGCTATGGCATGGTGCTGGGTGAAGCCCAGCTTCATGGCCTGCCGAGCGTAAGCTGCGCGACAGGGGCCGTTACAGAAACGATGCGCGGCGCGGGCCTGCTGGTCGCGCCCGACAGCCCTGATGATTTTGCGCAGGCGTTGCGCAAACTGTTGTCAGACAGCGCGCTTTATGACGCGCTGACGCGCACAAGCCAAATGGCGGGGGCATCTTTGCCAGGCTGGCAGGACACGGCACACATACTCCGGCAGGTCATCGCCAGATGCCTGACACACTGA
- a CDS encoding glucan biosynthesis protein: MNRRHFLNGACAAALAPMWRPRRAQADTALRSPQAMIGAARHLAAQPYAPHPQVLNAPFDGLSYDSYRGIRPRTGDTADLGLGPHFVADLLPPGWLFPDPVSITLPAHDTEFSAQLFDYDPRYFTPHPTAGTLPDMGFSGLRLRHQLNRKGSWDEVIVLQGASYFRALAKGTVYGLSARALSLGTGGPTPEEFPVTRHITVFHSDARLHFGCLIDSPRCAGALIATLDPGETTTMDCTLHLFARTPIEDAGIAPLTSMFQHNDLGPAAIDDFRPAVHDSDVLVIDNGAGERLWRPLANPAQVQVSAFADQSPRGFGLVQMPTAFNDFRDHEGAYHRRPSAWVTPQGDWGAGAVMLLEIPTPNEFADNIVAFWRPAAALGAGAHRFSYRLDWGAPGPASLPAREYPLLPLRNASGIEPNLAKGRLFVIDFTPARDGAQPMDAAQVQLDFGADDVANHVTGAAFYRLRDEAGAWRASFVFTPPPDLDVAELRLRLRLPSGALLAPVWLYRWTRSREGGV, translated from the coding sequence ATGAACAGACGCCACTTTCTGAACGGGGCTTGCGCGGCGGCACTGGCGCCAATGTGGCGGCCCCGCCGCGCGCAGGCAGACACCGCCCTGCGCAGCCCGCAGGCCATGATTGGTGCCGCCCGCCACCTTGCCGCGCAGCCCTATGCCCCGCACCCGCAAGTGCTGAACGCACCGTTTGACGGGCTGAGTTATGACAGCTATCGCGGAATTCGCCCCCGCACAGGCGACACGGCAGATCTGGGGCTTGGGCCGCATTTCGTGGCAGACCTGCTGCCGCCGGGCTGGCTGTTCCCCGATCCCGTCAGCATTACCCTGCCAGCGCATGACACCGAATTTTCGGCGCAGCTTTTCGACTATGATCCGCGCTATTTCACCCCGCACCCTACGGCAGGAACATTGCCGGATATGGGGTTTTCCGGCCTGCGCCTGCGCCATCAGTTGAACCGCAAGGGCAGTTGGGATGAAGTCATCGTCTTGCAAGGGGCCAGCTATTTCCGCGCATTGGCCAAGGGCACGGTTTACGGCCTGTCAGCGCGCGCCTTGTCCCTTGGCACCGGTGGACCCACACCAGAGGAATTTCCCGTCACGCGCCATATCACGGTGTTTCACAGTGACGCGCGCCTGCATTTCGGCTGCCTTATTGACAGCCCGCGCTGTGCGGGCGCGCTGATCGCCACGCTGGACCCGGGCGAGACCACGACGATGGACTGCACATTGCATCTGTTTGCCCGCACCCCGATCGAGGATGCGGGCATCGCCCCGCTGACATCAATGTTCCAGCACAACGATCTTGGCCCCGCAGCGATTGATGATTTTCGCCCCGCTGTGCATGACAGCGACGTGCTGGTGATTGACAATGGCGCGGGCGAACGGCTGTGGCGGCCATTGGCGAACCCCGCACAGGTGCAGGTATCGGCTTTTGCAGATCAATCGCCGCGCGGGTTCGGATTGGTGCAAATGCCAACAGCGTTCAACGATTTCCGTGATCACGAAGGGGCGTATCACCGCCGCCCGTCAGCATGGGTGACACCGCAGGGCGATTGGGGCGCGGGGGCCGTCATGCTGCTGGAAATCCCCACCCCGAACGAATTTGCCGACAATATCGTTGCGTTCTGGCGCCCTGCTGCGGCGCTGGGTGCAGGCGCGCATCGCTTTTCCTACAGGCTGGACTGGGGTGCCCCCGGCCCCGCATCCCTGCCCGCGCGGGAGTATCCGCTTTTGCCCTTGCGCAATGCATCGGGGATTGAACCCAATCTGGCCAAGGGGCGGCTGTTCGTGATTGATTTCACACCTGCCCGCGACGGGGCACAGCCGATGGACGCCGCGCAGGTCCAGCTTGATTTCGGGGCAGATGATGTAGCAAACCATGTGACAGGGGCTGCATTCTACCGCTTGCGCGATGAGGCGGGCGCGTGGCGGGCAAGTTTTGTCTTTACGCCCCCGCCCGATCTGGACGTGGCCGAATTGCGCTTGCGCCTGCGCCTGCCATCCGGCGCGCTGCTGGCCCCTGTCTGGCTATACCGCTGGACCCGCAGCCGCGAGGGGGGCGTATGA
- the mdoH gene encoding glucans biosynthesis glucosyltransferase MdoH — protein sequence MMLTPARRLHVLASLGLAGALVALLWHGLDMAATHPALAAVVLVLFAANALWLSAAAVAALIGLWTTQGAPARRALPRSPAPAQRCAILWLVCGEPPEPMAQRIKALLDGLDRSGQSQSCTVFVLSDTQGAQALAREAAALAPLKNRIIWRNRTAPEGRKPGNLHDWLIDHGDAFDTMLVLDADSSFDAARLADMRSMMAHDAQLGLVQAAIRLRPGNSRIAAMQRLSARLCGPVFVHALARLSGDAGNYWGHNALLRVAAFAQVSQLAPLSGPAPFGGPVLSHDFIEAAFMRAAGWRVQIAPDARGSFEDAPETVSGHLRRDRRWAQGNLQHLRLIGRRGLHPASRLHLLAGIHSYLSAPIWLALVLLMGSGAVHASAQAIWSLLGALVLLVVPKFAGVAAHRRTMRHAASRRILWRALAVELWLTTLFAPIGMIRRSGFVLSVLAGKDAGWNPSGQVVRRAGFTGRGEQISAVGILIAVITPQMLIGTSATALLSAAMVMPVVAPLLAAHWLIRWLDASTTHDPVARYYDASTTRFLAVGGSGAALAIHRPLWADGITSTEAAAAHANDLIANAALSALGRAPDRVCDLGCGVGGSLFHLAGLWPNAQMAGITLSATQVQLARMHARTRGLSRQCTFVQSDFTLPTTLPRADLVLAIESHVHTDSASRFLEAARAHLAPGGILVVVDDMLARTDDHLSPRERALVRTFARGWRLGHVTPRRTFVTRAQALGYDALAEHDLNPMLRLDRKRDHALRLAGPVADWLGLTRFAVFANMVGGNALTQAYRAGIMSYSMVVLRAPDPAQTGPDRQTRRQVAA from the coding sequence ATGATGCTGACACCTGCGCGGCGATTGCATGTGCTGGCCAGCCTTGGCCTTGCGGGTGCGCTTGTCGCATTGTTATGGCACGGGCTGGACATGGCCGCGACACACCCCGCACTGGCGGCGGTGGTTCTTGTGCTGTTTGCGGCCAATGCCCTTTGGCTGTCGGCCGCCGCTGTTGCGGCCCTCATCGGTCTGTGGACCACGCAGGGCGCGCCTGCGCGCCGCGCATTGCCCCGGTCGCCCGCCCCCGCGCAACGCTGCGCGATCTTGTGGCTGGTCTGTGGCGAGCCGCCCGAACCCATGGCCCAGCGGATCAAGGCCCTGCTGGACGGGTTGGACCGCAGCGGGCAATCACAGTCCTGCACGGTTTTTGTGCTGTCAGACACCCAGGGCGCGCAAGCGCTGGCGCGCGAAGCCGCCGCACTCGCCCCGCTGAAAAACCGGATCATATGGCGCAACCGCACCGCCCCCGAAGGCCGCAAACCCGGCAATCTGCATGACTGGCTGATAGATCATGGCGATGCGTTCGACACGATGCTGGTTCTGGATGCAGACAGCAGTTTTGACGCCGCGCGACTGGCAGACATGCGGTCCATGATGGCGCACGATGCGCAGTTGGGGCTTGTGCAGGCGGCAATCCGGCTGCGACCGGGCAACAGCCGGATTGCCGCCATGCAGCGGCTGTCCGCGCGCCTGTGCGGGCCGGTTTTTGTGCATGCTCTCGCCCGGCTAAGTGGCGACGCGGGCAATTACTGGGGCCATAACGCGCTGTTGCGTGTTGCGGCCTTCGCGCAGGTGTCACAACTGGCACCCCTTAGCGGCCCTGCGCCCTTTGGTGGCCCCGTCCTAAGCCATGATTTCATCGAGGCCGCATTTATGCGTGCCGCCGGATGGCGCGTGCAGATTGCGCCCGATGCGCGCGGCTCGTTCGAGGATGCGCCCGAAACGGTGTCCGGCCATCTGCGCCGCGACCGGCGTTGGGCACAGGGCAATTTGCAACACCTGCGCCTGATTGGCAGGCGGGGCCTGCACCCTGCCAGCCGCCTGCATTTGCTGGCGGGTATTCATTCCTACCTGTCCGCGCCAATCTGGCTGGCGCTGGTTTTGCTGATGGGGTCAGGGGCCGTGCATGCCAGCGCGCAGGCCATATGGTCGCTGCTGGGCGCATTGGTGCTGTTGGTGGTGCCCAAATTCGCGGGGGTGGCCGCACATCGCAGAACCATGCGCCACGCCGCCAGCCGCAGGATTTTATGGCGTGCGCTTGCGGTCGAACTGTGGTTGACAACGCTGTTTGCGCCCATCGGGATGATACGGCGCAGCGGTTTCGTGCTGTCCGTGCTGGCAGGCAAGGATGCAGGCTGGAACCCTTCAGGGCAGGTGGTCCGGCGCGCAGGTTTCACCGGACGCGGGGAACAGATTTCGGCGGTTGGCATCCTGATAGCCGTGATCACGCCGCAAATGTTGATCGGTACCAGCGCAACGGCGCTGCTGTCTGCGGCCATGGTCATGCCGGTCGTGGCCCCGCTGCTGGCGGCACATTGGCTGATACGCTGGCTTGATGCCAGCACGACCCACGACCCCGTCGCGCGCTACTACGATGCCAGCACAACGCGCTTTCTGGCCGTGGGCGGCAGTGGCGCGGCACTGGCCATTCACCGCCCGCTATGGGCAGACGGAATTACAAGCACCGAAGCCGCCGCCGCACATGCCAATGACCTGATTGCCAACGCCGCCCTGTCCGCGCTGGGGCGCGCGCCCGACCGCGTCTGCGATCTGGGCTGCGGGGTGGGCGGCAGCCTGTTTCATCTGGCGGGGCTTTGGCCGAACGCCCAGATGGCCGGCATCACCCTAAGCGCCACACAGGTGCAACTGGCGCGCATGCATGCGCGCACGCGCGGGCTGTCGCGGCAATGCACCTTTGTGCAATCCGATTTCACGCTGCCCACAACCCTGCCGCGCGCCGATCTGGTGCTGGCGATTGAAAGCCATGTCCACACGGACAGTGCCAGCCGGTTTCTGGAAGCGGCGCGCGCGCATCTGGCCCCCGGCGGTATTCTGGTGGTGGTTGATGACATGCTGGCGCGCACCGATGATCACCTGTCGCCGCGCGAACGCGCCTTGGTGCGCACCTTCGCGCGGGGCTGGCGTTTGGGCCATGTGACGCCCCGCCGCACATTTGTTACGCGCGCGCAGGCGCTGGGGTATGATGCGCTTGCCGAACATGACCTGAACCCAATGTTGCGGCTGGACCGCAAGCGCGACCATGCGCTGCGGCTGGCGGGGCCGGTTGCGGACTGGCTGGGCCTGACACGCTTTGCGGTTTTTGCCAATATGGTGGGCGGCAATGCGCTGACCCAGGCCTACCGCGCGGGCATCATGAGCTACAGCATGGTCGTCTTGCGCGCCCCTGATCCTGCACAAACCGGACCGGACCGCCAGACGCGGCGACAGGTGGCCGCATGA
- a CDS encoding cytochrome b, which yields MIASQKHLPRYAPMTRFLHWVVALMVIATFPIGVVMLQDGLARPTQDLLFILHKNGGVIILLLVVLRLVWRLRVAAPPMPARVPALQARLARAAHWALYALLLVMTVSGYVRVRAGGFPIEMLDALGVPSFVPRSDSLAEYAQFVHGNARFALALLIVGHAGAGLVHLIRRDGVFKRIWPPLGQGPQ from the coding sequence ATGATTGCCAGCCAGAAACATCTGCCCCGTTATGCGCCAATGACACGCTTTTTGCATTGGGTCGTCGCGCTGATGGTGATTGCGACGTTCCCCATAGGCGTGGTCATGCTGCAAGACGGGCTTGCCCGCCCGACACAGGATTTGCTGTTTATACTGCACAAGAATGGTGGCGTGATTATCCTGCTGCTGGTTGTCCTGCGGCTGGTCTGGCGCTTGCGCGTTGCCGCACCGCCGATGCCTGCGCGTGTGCCTGCGCTGCAAGCCCGACTGGCGCGCGCCGCGCATTGGGCGCTTTATGCGTTGCTGCTGGTCATGACCGTCAGCGGCTATGTCCGCGTGCGTGCAGGCGGCTTTCCCATCGAGATGCTGGATGCACTGGGTGTGCCAAGCTTTGTGCCCCGATCAGACAGTCTGGCGGAATATGCGCAGTTTGTGCATGGCAATGCCCGTTTTGCGCTGGCGTTGCTGATCGTGGGGCATGCGGGCGCGGGGCTGGTTCATCTGATACGCCGTGACGGGGTGTTCAAACGCATCTGGCCGCCACTGGGCCAAGGGCCGCAATGA
- a CDS encoding CDP-alcohol phosphatidyltransferase family protein → MSNAKSAGMVELSYAKPASPISRVRLHALALLVCAGAFAVAGAYLLGVFAGFGTAAALLCAALTGIIWAAGAIAIMAGLRADYFPHDRLGGANVITILRAAGIAAMAGLLAAPNELAQGMGWALVTVAGVVLALDAVDGWAARRTGLMSRFGARLDVETDVAFALVTAALAVAAGKVGIWFLVLGLLRPAFLAATFIWPVLRAPLPPAQRRRIVAGAQMGAQVALLAPVLVPPASAVLGGVVLMVVLWSFTIDIRALLARRGQTA, encoded by the coding sequence GTGTCCAACGCTAAATCGGCGGGTATGGTCGAATTATCCTATGCCAAACCCGCAAGTCCCATATCGCGCGTGCGACTGCATGCGCTTGCGCTTTTGGTGTGTGCAGGCGCATTCGCGGTCGCAGGGGCTTATTTATTAGGGGTTTTTGCGGGGTTTGGCACGGCTGCTGCGCTGCTGTGTGCGGCGCTGACCGGCATTATCTGGGCCGCTGGCGCGATTGCCATCATGGCAGGTCTAAGGGCGGATTATTTCCCGCATGACAGGCTGGGCGGGGCAAATGTCATCACAATACTGCGAGCCGCCGGAATCGCGGCAATGGCGGGGCTGCTGGCGGCACCCAACGAACTGGCGCAGGGCATGGGCTGGGCGCTGGTCACGGTGGCGGGCGTTGTTCTTGCGCTGGATGCGGTCGATGGGTGGGCCGCGCGGCGCACAGGTCTGATGTCAAGGTTTGGCGCGCGGCTGGATGTGGAAACGGATGTGGCGTTCGCACTTGTGACAGCGGCGCTTGCTGTGGCCGCAGGCAAGGTTGGCATCTGGTTTCTGGTGCTTGGGCTGTTGCGACCTGCCTTTCTGGCGGCGACTTTTATCTGGCCTGTTTTGCGCGCGCCGCTGCCCCCCGCACAACGGCGCCGCATTGTCGCGGGCGCGCAGATGGGTGCGCAGGTCGCATTACTGGCGCCGGTGCTGGTGCCCCCTGCCTCGGCGGTGCTGGGCGGTGTTGTATTGATGGTGGTGCTGTGGTCCTTCACAATAGATATTCGCGCGCTGCTGGCGCGTCGTGGACAAACAGCGTGA